One genomic region from Pseudomonas sp. R5-89-07 encodes:
- the cobD gene encoding threonine-phosphate decarboxylase CobD, translating into MLEHGGRLRKAAIEYGIAEADWLDLSSGLAPWPWPIPEIPLRAWARLPEADDGLEKAAADYYGAAQVLPVPGSQSAIQLLPRLRRSGKVGVLSPCYAEHAEAWRRAGYVVREVQEQEVDFFLDGLDVLVVVNPNNPTGLSLAPERLLDWHARLAQRGGWLVVDEAFMDVTPHLSLASHTHQIGLIVLRSFGKFFGLAGVRLGFVLAERKLLKLLADQVGPWAVSGPTRVIGQQCLRDSAGHTRQRTRCIEAGQRLFDLLERQGFQPQGGCALFQWLITPHAQRLHEFMAQRGILLRLFVHDSSVRFGLPDSEADWQRLETALAAYKEAT; encoded by the coding sequence ATGCTTGAACACGGTGGACGCTTGCGCAAGGCGGCAATTGAATACGGGATCGCCGAAGCCGATTGGCTGGATTTGTCCAGTGGCCTGGCGCCCTGGCCATGGCCGATCCCTGAGATTCCCTTGCGCGCCTGGGCCCGCTTGCCCGAAGCCGATGATGGCCTGGAAAAAGCGGCCGCCGACTACTATGGCGCCGCTCAGGTGTTGCCGGTGCCAGGTTCTCAGTCCGCCATCCAGTTACTGCCGCGGCTGCGCCGTTCCGGCAAGGTCGGGGTGCTGTCGCCGTGCTACGCCGAACACGCCGAAGCCTGGCGTCGCGCCGGTTATGTGGTGCGCGAAGTACAGGAGCAGGAAGTCGACTTCTTTCTCGACGGCCTCGACGTGCTGGTGGTGGTCAACCCCAACAACCCCACCGGCTTGAGCCTGGCCCCGGAGCGCCTGCTTGACTGGCACGCGCGGCTGGCCCAGCGTGGCGGCTGGCTTGTGGTGGACGAAGCCTTCATGGACGTCACCCCGCACCTGAGCCTGGCCAGCCACACTCATCAGATCGGCTTGATCGTGTTGCGCTCGTTCGGCAAGTTCTTCGGCCTGGCCGGCGTGCGCCTGGGCTTTGTGCTGGCCGAACGCAAGCTGCTCAAATTGCTCGCCGACCAGGTCGGGCCATGGGCGGTCAGCGGGCCGACACGGGTAATCGGCCAGCAATGCCTGCGCGATAGCGCCGGGCACACCCGCCAGCGCACGCGGTGCATCGAGGCCGGCCAGCGCCTGTTCGACCTGCTTGAGCGCCAGGGCTTTCAACCCCAGGGTGGCTGCGCCTTGTTCCAATGGTTGATCACGCCGCACGCCCAACGCCTGCATGAATTCATGGCCCAGCGCGGCATATTGCTGCGCCTGTTCGTGCATGACAGCAGCGTGCGTTTCGGGCTGCCCGACAGCGAGGCCGACTGGCAGCGTCTGGAAACGGCGCTGGCCGCTTACAAGGAAGCCACATGA
- a CDS encoding cobyrinate a,c-diamide synthase has protein sequence MNQPRHCPAVLIAAPASGQGKTTVTAALARLHRNLGRKVRVFKCGPDFLDPMIHERASGAPVYQLDMWMVGEQESRRLLWEAAGEADLILIEGVMGLFDGTPSSADLARHFGVPVLGVIDGTAMAQTFGALALGLARYQPDLPFAGVLANRVGTLRHAQLLEGSLTEGLRWYGALSRETGIELPSRHLGLVQASELNDLDVRLDAAAEALGSSCEVALPPPVTFAAPQVIVAEPLLAGVRIAVARDEAFAFTYGASLDLLRAMGAELSFFSPIHDGALPEADSLYLPGGYPELHHLALSENTPMLDAIRAHHAAGKPLLAECGGMLYLLDSLTDVDGNRAELLGLLQGDAVMQKKLAALALQSVELPEGTLRGHTYHHSLTSTECQPIARGLSPNGGRGAEAVYRQGRMTASYVHFYFPSSPVAVAALFAPGPDTVIGGKPPPTLGMHSPVGGGLPPMTP, from the coding sequence TTGAATCAGCCCCGTCATTGCCCGGCCGTATTGATCGCCGCACCGGCGTCCGGCCAGGGCAAAACCACCGTCACCGCCGCGTTGGCGCGCCTGCACCGTAACCTGGGGCGCAAGGTGCGCGTATTCAAATGCGGGCCGGACTTCCTCGACCCGATGATTCACGAACGCGCCAGCGGTGCGCCGGTGTATCAATTGGACATGTGGATGGTCGGCGAGCAGGAAAGTCGACGTTTGTTGTGGGAAGCGGCGGGGGAGGCCGACCTGATTCTGATCGAGGGCGTGATGGGCCTGTTCGACGGCACGCCGTCCAGCGCCGACCTGGCGCGCCACTTCGGTGTGCCGGTGCTGGGGGTGATCGACGGCACGGCCATGGCGCAAACCTTTGGCGCGCTCGCGCTGGGGCTGGCGCGCTACCAGCCGGACTTGCCATTCGCCGGCGTGCTCGCCAACCGTGTCGGTACCTTGCGCCACGCGCAGTTGCTCGAAGGCAGCCTGACCGAAGGCTTGCGCTGGTACGGCGCGCTTTCGCGTGAAACCGGCATCGAATTGCCCAGCCGTCACTTGGGCCTGGTGCAGGCCAGCGAACTGAATGACCTCGACGTGCGTCTGGACGCCGCCGCCGAGGCGTTGGGCAGCAGTTGCGAAGTTGCCTTGCCGCCGCCGGTGACGTTTGCCGCGCCGCAAGTGATCGTCGCCGAGCCGTTGCTCGCCGGGGTACGCATTGCTGTGGCCCGTGACGAAGCCTTTGCATTCACCTACGGTGCCAGTCTTGACCTGTTGCGCGCGATGGGTGCCGAGTTGAGTTTCTTTTCGCCGATCCATGACGGCGCATTGCCTGAAGCCGACAGCCTCTATTTGCCTGGCGGTTACCCGGAGCTGCATCACCTGGCGCTGTCGGAAAACACACCGATGCTCGACGCCATCCGCGCTCACCATGCGGCCGGCAAGCCCTTGCTCGCCGAATGTGGCGGCATGCTGTATCTGCTGGACTCGCTCACTGATGTCGACGGCAACCGCGCCGAACTGCTGGGCCTGTTGCAGGGCGATGCGGTGATGCAAAAGAAACTGGCGGCGCTGGCGCTGCAAAGTGTTGAGCTGCCCGAGGGTACGTTGCGCGGGCATACCTACCACCATTCCCTCACCAGCACCGAATGCCAGCCGATCGCCCGTGGCCTGAGCCCCAATGGCGGACGCGGCGCCGAGGCGGTTTATCGGCAAGGGCGAATGACCGCTTCCTACGTGCACTTTTACTTTCCGTCCAGTCCGGTTGCGGTAGCTGCACTGTTTGCGCCGGGCCCCGACACCGTCATCGGGGGCAAGCCCCCTCCCACCCTTGGAATGCATTCCCCTGTGGGAGGGGGCTTGCCCCCGATGACGCCATGA
- the cobO gene encoding cob(I)yrinic acid a,c-diamide adenosyltransferase, whose translation MTDTPDRDERHLARMLRKKAVIDERIANSPNECGLLLVLTGNGKGKSSSAFGMLARAMGHGMQCGVVQFIKGRHSTGEELFFRRFPEQVRFHVMGEGFTWETQDRQRDIAAAEAAWAVSRAMLNDPAIGLVVLDELNIALKHGYLDLDQVLSDLQARPPMQHVVVTGRGAKPELIEMGDTVTEMGMLKHAFQAGIKAQKGVEL comes from the coding sequence ATGACCGATACCCCCGACCGCGACGAGCGCCACCTGGCGCGCATGCTGCGCAAAAAAGCCGTGATTGACGAACGCATCGCCAATTCGCCCAATGAGTGCGGTTTGCTGCTGGTGCTGACCGGCAATGGCAAGGGCAAAAGCAGCTCGGCCTTCGGCATGTTGGCCAGGGCCATGGGGCATGGCATGCAGTGCGGCGTGGTGCAGTTCATCAAGGGCCGCCACAGTACGGGGGAAGAGTTGTTTTTCCGACGTTTCCCCGAGCAGGTTCGCTTCCACGTGATGGGCGAAGGCTTCACCTGGGAAACCCAGGATCGCCAGCGCGATATCGCCGCCGCCGAAGCGGCCTGGGCGGTATCCCGGGCGATGCTCAATGACCCTGCCATTGGCCTGGTGGTGCTGGACGAATTGAACATCGCCCTCAAGCACGGCTACCTCGATCTGGACCAGGTGCTCAGTGACCTGCAAGCGCGGCCGCCGATGCAGCACGTGGTGGTCACCGGCCGTGGCGCCAAGCCCGAGCTGATCGAAATGGGCGATACCGTCACTGAAATGGGCATGCTCAAGCACGCGTTCCAGGCCGGTATCAAGGCTCAGAAAGGCGTCGAACTTTGA
- the bluB gene encoding 5,6-dimethylbenzimidazole synthase has protein sequence MTDNAFPQADRDAVYRAIAERRDMRHFSGGTVAPELLQRLLQAAHQAPSVGLMQPWRFIRISDRQLRGQIQQLVEQERIRTAQALGERSDEFMKLKVEGIHDCAEVLVAALMDDRERHIFGRRTLPEMDMASLSCAIQNLWLAARVEGLGMGWVSLFEPQALADLLGLPAGAKPLAVLCLGPVAEFYPAPMLQLEGWTEPRPLSDMLYENLWGVSQ, from the coding sequence ATGACCGACAACGCCTTCCCCCAGGCCGACCGCGACGCCGTCTACCGCGCCATCGCCGAACGCCGCGACATGCGCCACTTCAGCGGCGGCACCGTCGCGCCTGAATTATTGCAGCGCCTGCTCCAGGCCGCCCACCAGGCGCCCAGTGTCGGCTTGATGCAGCCGTGGCGCTTTATCCGCATCAGTGACCGCCAGTTAAGGGGCCAGATTCAACAACTGGTGGAGCAAGAGCGCATTCGCACTGCCCAAGCCCTGGGCGAACGCTCCGATGAGTTCATGAAGCTCAAGGTCGAAGGCATCCACGACTGCGCCGAAGTGCTGGTGGCAGCCCTGATGGACGACCGCGAGCGGCATATCTTCGGTCGTCGCACCTTGCCGGAAATGGACATGGCTTCCTTGTCCTGTGCGATCCAGAACCTGTGGCTGGCAGCCCGCGTCGAGGGGTTGGGCATGGGCTGGGTCTCATTGTTCGAGCCCCAGGCCCTGGCCGACCTGCTGGGGTTGCCGGCCGGCGCCAAGCCCCTGGCGGTGCTGTGCCTGGGGCCGGTCGCCGAGTTCTATCCGGCACCGATGTTGCAGCTTGAAGGCTGGACCGAACCTCGGCCATTGAGCGACATGCTGTATGAAAACCTGTGGGGAGTGAGTCAATGA
- the cobT gene encoding nicotinate-nucleotide--dimethylbenzimidazole phosphoribosyltransferase, protein MTDSWWLNPCKAIDAAAQEQALARQQQLTKPAGSLGQLEALAVQLAGLQGQVKPSMEQLWIAIFAGDHGVVAEGVSAFPQAVTGQMLHNFVSGGAAISVLARQLDAQLEVVDLGTVTPSLDLPGVRHLNLGAGTANFVEGPAMTQAQGRQALQAGRDSARRALQGGAQLFIGGEMGIGNTTAASALACALLDCPVSEMTGPGTGLNAQGVSHKVAVIERALALHAAQRGDALQTLFNLGGFEIAALVGAYLACAQEGIVVLVDGFICSVAALVATRLNPACRDWLVFGHRGAEPGHRHVLHSLDAQPLLDLGLRLGEGSGAALAVPLLRLACALHGQMATFAEAAVADRPA, encoded by the coding sequence ATGACGGATTCCTGGTGGCTCAACCCCTGCAAGGCTATTGACGCCGCTGCGCAAGAGCAGGCGCTGGCACGTCAGCAGCAGTTGACCAAGCCGGCCGGTTCGCTCGGCCAGCTGGAAGCGCTGGCGGTGCAACTGGCCGGTTTACAGGGACAGGTCAAGCCGTCGATGGAGCAGCTGTGGATCGCGATTTTTGCCGGCGACCATGGTGTGGTCGCCGAAGGCGTGTCGGCGTTTCCCCAGGCCGTGACCGGGCAGATGCTGCACAACTTTGTCAGCGGCGGTGCGGCCATCAGCGTATTGGCCCGGCAACTGGACGCGCAGTTGGAAGTGGTCGACCTGGGCACGGTGACGCCCTCCCTGGACCTGCCCGGCGTACGCCATCTGAATCTCGGCGCGGGCACCGCCAACTTTGTCGAAGGCCCGGCGATGACCCAGGCCCAGGGTCGCCAGGCCCTGCAGGCCGGACGAGACAGCGCACGTCGCGCTCTGCAAGGCGGCGCCCAGCTGTTTATCGGTGGTGAGATGGGCATCGGCAACACCACCGCCGCCAGTGCGCTGGCGTGTGCGCTGCTCGATTGCCCGGTGAGTGAGATGACCGGCCCCGGCACGGGGTTGAATGCCCAGGGCGTCAGTCACAAGGTAGCGGTCATCGAGCGCGCCCTGGCCTTGCACGCGGCGCAGCGCGGCGACGCGTTGCAGACGCTGTTCAACCTGGGTGGCTTTGAAATTGCCGCATTGGTCGGTGCCTACCTGGCCTGCGCCCAGGAAGGCATCGTGGTGCTGGTGGACGGGTTTATCTGTAGCGTCGCCGCGCTGGTTGCCACGCGCTTGAACCCGGCATGTCGCGACTGGCTGGTGTTCGGCCACCGGGGCGCCGAGCCAGGCCATCGTCACGTGCTGCACAGTCTCGATGCACAGCCGCTGCTGGACCTGGGCCTGCGCCTGGGCGAAGGCAGCGGCGCGGCGTTGGCGGTGCCGTTGTTGCGCCTGGCCTGCGCGTTGCACGGGCAGATGGCGACGTTCGCCGAAGCCGCCGTGGCGGATCGCCCCGCATGA
- the cobC gene encoding alpha-ribazole phosphatase family protein, translating into MTLHLDLLRHGETELGGGLRGSLDDALTARGWEQMRAAVLEQGPWDRLISSPLQRCARFAQELGERLNLPVSLEKDLQELHFGAWEGQSAAALMETDAEALGLFWADPYGFTPPEGEPVSAFSERVLGAVARLQQAYAGERVLLISHGGVMRLLLARARGLPREHLLNVEVGHGGLFSLQVAGDGNLKEGA; encoded by the coding sequence ATGACCTTGCACCTGGACCTGCTGCGCCACGGTGAAACCGAACTGGGCGGCGGGCTGCGCGGCAGCCTGGACGATGCGTTGACGGCCAGGGGCTGGGAGCAGATGCGCGCCGCGGTACTGGAGCAGGGGCCGTGGGACCGGCTGATCAGTTCACCATTGCAACGCTGTGCGCGCTTTGCCCAGGAATTGGGCGAGCGCCTCAACCTTCCCGTCAGCCTGGAAAAAGACCTGCAAGAGCTGCACTTCGGCGCCTGGGAAGGGCAGAGTGCGGCGGCGCTGATGGAAACCGACGCCGAGGCCCTGGGCTTGTTCTGGGCCGACCCCTACGGTTTTACGCCGCCCGAAGGTGAGCCGGTGAGCGCATTTTCCGAACGGGTGCTCGGCGCTGTCGCACGCCTGCAGCAGGCCTATGCCGGTGAGCGCGTGTTGCTGATCAGCCACGGTGGCGTGATGCGGCTGTTGTTGGCGCGCGCGCGGGGTTTGCCCCGAGAACACTTGCTGAATGTCGAAGTCGGCCACGGTGGGCTGTTCAGCCTGCAGGTGGCGGGTGATGGCAACTTGAAGGAAGGGGCTTGA
- a CDS encoding cobyric acid synthase, whose amino-acid sequence MSTLMVQGTTSDAGKSTLVTALCRWLVRQGVAVAPFKPQNMALNSAVTAEGGEIGRAQAVQAQAANLAPHTDMNPVLLKPNSDTGSQVIIHGRAVTSMNAVAYHDYKAIAMQAVLASHTRLSQAYGVVMVEGAGSPAEINLRANDIANMGFAEAVDCPVLLIADINRGGVFAHLVGTLELLSPSEQARVQGFIINRFRGDIALLQPGLDWLQARTGKPVVGVLPYVMDLHLEAEDGIDQRQIDKAAQVLKVVVPVLPRISNHTDFDPLRLHPQVDLQFVGPGQPIPAADLIILPGSKSVRSDLSYLRANGWDSAVARHLRYGGKVLGICGGLQMLGEQVHDPLGLEGPVGSSDGLGLLAFSTTLEQEKQLRNVRGRLLLEDAEVSGYEIHAGVTTGQALSKAAVLLDDGRSDGAQSADGQILGTYLHGLFETPAACSALLRWAGLQDVQEVDYHALRERDIERLADLVENHLDTDLLRRLCGI is encoded by the coding sequence ATGAGTACGCTGATGGTGCAGGGCACCACCTCCGACGCCGGCAAAAGCACGCTGGTAACCGCGCTGTGTCGCTGGCTGGTGCGCCAGGGCGTCGCGGTGGCGCCGTTCAAGCCGCAGAACATGGCGCTCAACAGCGCGGTCACCGCCGAAGGCGGCGAGATCGGCCGGGCCCAGGCGGTGCAGGCACAGGCCGCCAACCTGGCGCCGCACACCGACATGAATCCGGTGTTGCTCAAGCCCAACAGTGACACCGGCTCTCAGGTGATCATCCATGGCCGCGCCGTGACCAGCATGAACGCGGTCGCCTATCACGATTACAAAGCCATCGCCATGCAGGCGGTGCTGGCTTCCCATACGCGTTTGAGCCAGGCCTATGGAGTGGTCATGGTCGAAGGCGCGGGCTCGCCGGCCGAAATCAACCTGCGCGCCAACGACATCGCCAATATGGGTTTTGCCGAAGCGGTGGACTGCCCGGTGCTGTTGATCGCCGATATCAATCGCGGCGGGGTGTTCGCCCATCTGGTGGGCACGCTGGAATTGTTGTCCCCCAGCGAACAGGCGCGGGTGCAGGGTTTTATCATCAACCGTTTTCGCGGCGATATTGCGCTGCTGCAACCGGGGCTGGACTGGTTGCAAGCGCGCACCGGCAAGCCGGTGGTGGGCGTATTGCCCTATGTGATGGACCTGCACCTGGAGGCCGAAGACGGCATCGACCAGCGTCAGATCGACAAGGCCGCCCAGGTGCTCAAGGTGGTGGTGCCGGTGCTGCCGCGCATCAGCAATCACACGGATTTCGACCCGCTGCGCCTGCACCCGCAGGTGGATCTGCAGTTCGTCGGGCCGGGTCAGCCGATTCCTGCCGCCGACCTGATCATCCTGCCGGGCTCGAAAAGCGTGCGCAGTGATCTGTCCTACCTGCGCGCCAATGGCTGGGATAGCGCCGTGGCGCGGCATTTGCGCTATGGCGGCAAAGTGTTGGGAATTTGTGGCGGCTTGCAGATGCTCGGTGAGCAGGTGCATGACCCGCTCGGGCTGGAAGGACCTGTCGGCTCCAGCGACGGCTTGGGGTTGCTGGCATTCAGTACGACGCTCGAGCAAGAGAAGCAGTTGCGTAATGTGCGCGGGCGCTTGTTGCTGGAGGATGCCGAGGTCAGCGGGTATGAGATTCATGCGGGGGTGACAACCGGCCAAGCGCTGTCGAAGGCTGCCGTGCTGCTCGATGATGGGCGCAGTGATGGGGCGCAGAGTGCCGACGGGCAGATCCTGGGCACCTACCTGCACGGGCTGTTCGAAACACCGGCAGCGTGCAGTGCCTTGCTGCGCTGGGCGGGTTTGCAGGATGTGCAGGAGGTCGATTATCACGCCCTGCGTGAGCGCGATATCGAGCGCCTGGCGGACCTGGTGGAAAACCATCTGGACACGGACTTGTTGCGTCGTTTGTGCGGGATCTGA
- a CDS encoding sorbosone dehydrogenase family protein has product MHKTRLALLIMLAGTLAACGESSTLQVVDGTGPSPTLPEPNKTLIPTVNIAPAVGWPDGARPTAAGGTQVAAFAEGLDHPRWLYVLPNGDILVAETNAPPKPDDSKGVRGWVMEKVMGRAGAGVPSPNRITLLRDADHDGVAETRTVFLENLNSPFGMALVGNDLYVADSDKLLRFPYQPGETAIKVAGTKVVDLPGGSLNHHWTKNVIASRDGSKLYVSVGSNSNVGENGLKAEEGRAAIWEVDRATGQHRIFASGLRNPNGMAWEPQSGKLWTAVNERDEIGSDLVPDYITSVKDGAFYGWPFSYYGQHVDVRVNPQNAELVAKAIAPDYAVGPHTASLGLTFAQGNKLPAQFSNGAFIGQHGSWNRKPHSGYKVIFVPFEGGQPKGLPVDVLTGFLDKDENAMGRPVGVVIDQQGALLVADDVGNKVWRVSAAK; this is encoded by the coding sequence ATGCACAAAACCAGACTCGCCCTACTGATCATGCTGGCCGGCACGCTCGCCGCCTGCGGAGAAAGCTCGACCCTGCAGGTGGTCGACGGCACCGGGCCCTCGCCCACGCTGCCGGAACCGAACAAGACGCTGATCCCCACCGTGAATATCGCACCGGCGGTCGGCTGGCCGGACGGCGCCAGGCCAACGGCCGCTGGCGGCACCCAAGTGGCTGCGTTCGCCGAGGGTCTGGACCATCCGCGCTGGCTCTATGTATTGCCCAACGGCGATATCCTGGTGGCCGAGACCAACGCACCGCCCAAGCCGGATGACAGCAAGGGCGTGCGCGGCTGGGTGATGGAGAAGGTCATGGGCCGCGCGGGGGCCGGTGTGCCGAGCCCGAACCGCATCACCCTGCTGCGCGACGCCGACCACGACGGCGTCGCCGAAACGCGCACGGTGTTCCTGGAAAACCTCAACTCGCCGTTCGGCATGGCCCTGGTCGGCAACGACCTGTACGTGGCGGATTCGGACAAGCTGCTGCGCTTCCCTTACCAGCCTGGCGAAACCGCGATCAAGGTGGCAGGCACCAAGGTCGTCGATTTACCAGGTGGCAGCCTCAACCATCACTGGACCAAAAACGTGATCGCCAGCCGCGATGGCAGCAAGCTGTATGTCAGCGTCGGCTCCAACAGCAACGTCGGCGAGAACGGCCTTAAAGCCGAAGAAGGCCGGGCGGCGATCTGGGAAGTCGACCGCGCCACGGGCCAGCATCGTATTTTCGCCTCTGGCCTGCGCAACCCCAATGGCATGGCGTGGGAACCGCAGAGCGGCAAATTGTGGACGGCGGTAAACGAGCGCGATGAAATTGGCAGCGACCTGGTGCCGGACTACATCACCTCGGTCAAGGATGGCGCATTCTACGGCTGGCCTTTCAGCTACTACGGGCAACATGTGGATGTGCGCGTCAACCCGCAGAACGCGGAGCTGGTCGCCAAGGCCATTGCGCCGGATTATGCGGTGGGCCCTCATACCGCCTCACTGGGGCTGACATTCGCCCAGGGCAACAAACTCCCGGCGCAGTTCAGCAACGGCGCGTTCATCGGTCAGCATGGTTCGTGGAATCGCAAGCCGCACAGTGGCTACAAAGTGATCTTCGTGCCGTTCGAGGGTGGACAGCCTAAAGGTCTGCCTGTGGATGTGCTGACCGGGTTCCTCGACAAGGATGAGAACGCCATGGGCCGGCCGGTGGGCGTGGTGATCGATCAGCAAGGCGCTTTGCTGGTGGCTGATGATGTGGGGAATAAGGTGTGGCGGGTGTCTGCTGCCAAGTAG
- the cobU gene encoding bifunctional adenosylcobinamide kinase/adenosylcobinamide-phosphate guanylyltransferase, translating into MHQLILGGARSGKSRLAEKLAGNSGLPVMYIATSQPLDGEMNQRVALHRERRPEHWGLIEEPIELARVLRENAAAERCLLVDCLTLWLTNLLMLEDPERLAFEREQLLETLAALPGQIIFVSNETGLGVVPLGELTRRYVDEAGWLHQALAERCQRVVLTVAGLPLTLKGTAL; encoded by the coding sequence ATGCATCAATTGATTCTTGGCGGCGCTCGTTCGGGCAAAAGTCGCCTCGCTGAAAAACTCGCCGGCAACAGCGGGCTGCCGGTGATGTATATCGCCACCAGCCAGCCGCTGGACGGTGAGATGAACCAGCGCGTTGCCCTGCACCGAGAGCGTCGTCCCGAGCACTGGGGCCTGATCGAAGAGCCCATCGAGCTGGCGCGGGTGTTGCGCGAAAACGCCGCCGCCGAGCGTTGCCTGCTGGTGGACTGCCTGACCCTGTGGCTGACCAACCTGCTGATGCTGGAAGACCCCGAGCGTCTTGCCTTCGAGCGCGAACAATTGCTGGAAACCCTGGCGGCATTGCCGGGGCAGATCATTTTTGTCAGCAACGAGACCGGACTCGGTGTCGTGCCGCTGGGCGAATTGACTCGCCGTTATGTGGATGAAGCCGGTTGGCTGCATCAAGCCTTGGCCGAGCGGTGTCAGCGTGTGGTGCTGACGGTCGCCGGCCTGCCCCTGACTTTGAAAGGTACTGCGTTATGA
- a CDS encoding adenosylcobinamide-GDP ribazoletransferase: MLPFWIALQFLSSLPIRLPGMPQPQELGRSLLFYPVVGLLFGLLLWGLSSLLTGTPLLLHAALLLSAWVLLSGGLHLDGLADSADAWLGGFGDRERTLTIMKDPRSGPIAVVTLGLVLLLKFTALVALIEQHNGAALILAPLIGRASMLALFLTTRYVRAGGLGQALSDHLPRIVGQQVLILSGLACILIAGFSGGLAVLLAAVCFIGLRQLMVNRLGGTTGDTAGALLELLETAVLIGLAL; the protein is encoded by the coding sequence ATGCTGCCATTCTGGATCGCCCTGCAGTTCCTAAGCAGCCTGCCGATTCGCCTGCCTGGCATGCCGCAGCCGCAGGAACTAGGGCGTTCGTTGTTGTTTTACCCGGTGGTGGGCTTGCTGTTTGGCCTGCTCCTGTGGGGCCTGAGCAGCCTGCTAACCGGCACCCCACTGTTGCTGCATGCCGCGCTGCTATTGAGCGCCTGGGTGCTGCTCAGCGGTGGCCTGCACCTGGACGGCCTGGCAGACAGCGCCGACGCCTGGCTGGGTGGCTTTGGCGACCGCGAACGCACCCTCACCATCATGAAAGACCCCCGTAGCGGGCCCATCGCCGTGGTCACCCTGGGCCTGGTGTTGCTGCTCAAGTTCACCGCGCTGGTGGCCCTGATCGAGCAACACAACGGCGCTGCGCTGATTCTCGCGCCGTTGATCGGCCGGGCTTCGATGCTGGCGCTGTTTCTCACCACGCGCTATGTGCGTGCGGGTGGGTTGGGTCAGGCGCTGTCGGATCATTTACCCAGGATCGTCGGTCAGCAGGTGCTGATTCTCAGTGGGCTGGCCTGCATCCTCATCGCAGGCTTCAGCGGTGGCCTAGCGGTACTGCTCGCTGCCGTGTGTTTTATCGGGTTGCGCCAGTTAATGGTCAACCGCCTCGGTGGCACCACTGGCGATACCGCCGGTGCCCTGCTGGAACTGCTCGAAACAGCTGTATTGATTGGGCTGGCGCTGTAA
- the cbiB gene encoding adenosylcobinamide-phosphate synthase CbiB → MSVALLCVAAVALDALLGEPRRWHPLVAFGNFAGRIEQRFNTGGRGWRSHGVTAWFIAVVPLTLLATALSWAPYIGWVLEILALYCALGMRSLGEHVIPVAQALRSDDLDEARKRVSYLVSRQTSELDRTEVARAATESVLENGSDAVFAALFWFVVAGVPGVVLYRLSNTLDAMWGYRNERFERFGWAAAKIDDGLNYIPARLVALTYALLGKTRLALKCWRSQGPTWDSPNAGPVMAAGAGALGVELGGAAIYHGELHQRPPLGEGPPADADAIDRGWQLVQRGVWLWLLILCAGAQFYA, encoded by the coding sequence ATGAGTGTGGCCTTGCTGTGTGTCGCCGCAGTCGCGCTGGATGCGCTGCTGGGCGAACCCAGGCGCTGGCATCCGCTGGTGGCGTTCGGCAATTTTGCCGGGCGCATCGAGCAGCGTTTCAATACCGGCGGCCGTGGCTGGCGCAGCCATGGCGTGACCGCGTGGTTTATCGCGGTGGTGCCGCTGACCCTGCTGGCGACCGCATTGTCCTGGGCCCCTTACATCGGCTGGGTGCTGGAGATCCTGGCGTTGTACTGCGCCTTGGGCATGCGCAGCCTGGGAGAGCATGTGATCCCGGTCGCCCAAGCCTTGCGCAGTGATGATCTGGACGAAGCGCGCAAGCGCGTGAGTTATCTGGTCAGCCGCCAGACCAGCGAGCTGGACCGCACCGAAGTGGCCCGCGCCGCCACCGAGTCAGTGCTGGAAAACGGCAGCGACGCCGTGTTCGCCGCGTTGTTCTGGTTCGTGGTCGCTGGCGTGCCGGGGGTGGTGCTCTATCGCCTGAGCAACACCCTTGACGCCATGTGGGGCTATCGCAACGAGCGCTTTGAACGCTTCGGCTGGGCGGCGGCGAAGATCGACGATGGGCTCAATTATATTCCTGCGCGCCTGGTGGCTTTGACCTACGCGTTGCTGGGCAAGACGCGCCTGGCGCTCAAATGCTGGCGCAGCCAGGGCCCGACCTGGGACAGCCCCAACGCTGGCCCGGTAATGGCCGCTGGCGCCGGTGCGTTGGGCGTCGAACTGGGCGGCGCGGCGATTTATCACGGCGAGCTGCACCAGCGTCCACCGCTGGGCGAAGGTCCGCCGGCCGACGCTGACGCCATCGACCGAGGCTGGCAACTGGTGCAACGCGGCGTCTGGCTGTGGCTGCTGATCCTGTGCGCGGGGGCGCAATTTTATGCTTGA